The Kineosporia corallincola genome segment CTGCCGGGTGACGATGCCGTGCACCAGCATCAGCCGGCGGTCGGTGGCCAGGAACAGTTCGTCGTACCACTCCCAGGCCCGCAGGATCAGGCGGCTGAGCAGCAGCAGCCAGAGCACGGTGAGGATCTTGATCAGCACGCCGTCGGTCTTGCTGCTGACCCAGGCCAGAATGATCAGGCCGAGCACCGACGTGGCCACCGGCTCGGCGAGCACCACCCAGTGCCGCCGGAGCATGAACACGATCTGTTCGCTCGGGATGAGGTAACGGTCCAGTTCCTTGGGAACGCCTGGGCCGAATCGTTCGGAATGCCCCACCATGAGGGCCACTCTAGGCCAGCAGGGCGTGCTTGACACCGTACGACTCGGGAAAGTCACGTCCCGCTATTCCCAGAAGATGACTCCTGGCACTGCAATGACCGCGGAGCGTTTCCTCAGTGCCGTGGTCGAGAATACGGCCGAACCGGGTTCTTATGCTGGACCGGGAACCGCGCACCTCAGGAGGCCGTCATCAGTACCACCACCTCGCCCGCCGGCAAGATCACGGCGCTGGAACGCGCACTGCCCGGGTCGAAACTGATCGTGGACGGCGACGTGCTCGCCTCGCTCAGTCACGACGACGCGGAGTGGGCGCCGGTCGGCCGCCCCCTGGCGGCGCTGCGCGCCACCTCGACCGACGAGGTCAGCCGAGCGGTCGCGGCCTGTGCCGAGCTGGCGGTCCCGGTGGTCAGCCGGGGCGCGGGCACCGGCCTGTCCGGCGGGGCGAACGCCGTCGACGGTTGCCTGGTGCTCGACCTGTCGCAGATGAACCGGGTGCTGGAGATCGACGCGGACAACATGATCTGCGTGGTCCAGCCCGGCGTGGTGAACGACGACCTGAAGGCCGCGGTGGCCGAGCACGGCCTCTGGTACCCGCCGGACCCGGCCAGCGCGCCGTGGTCGACGATCGGCGGCAACGTCAGCACCAACGCCGGTGGCCTGTGCTGCCTGAAGTACGGCGTCACTCGCGACTACGTGCTCGGCATGGAGGTCGTGGTCGGCGGCCCGGCGGGGAAGTACGGCACGGTCACCCGGCTGGGCCGGCGCACCACGAAGGGCGTGGCCGGCTACGACCTGACCGGGCTCTTCGTCGGCTCGGAGGGCACTTTCGGCGTGGTCACCGAGGTCACGCTGCGTCTGCGCCCGGCCCGCCGGGAGGCCCCGCGCACCGTGGTCGGCGCGTTCTCCAGCCTGGTCGCCGCGGGAGCCGCGGTCGCCGCCGTCACCGCGGCCGGTCTGCTGCCGACCGCTCTGGAACTGCTCGACCGGGCCTGCCTGACGGCGGTCGAGGAGTGGAAGCACCTCGGCCTGGAGGCCGACGCCGAGGCGCTGCTGCTGGCCCAGATCGACACCCCGGGTGAGTCCGGTCAGGCCGAGGCCGCCGCGATGGCCGAGGTGTTCGAGAAGGCCGGAGCGATGTGGGCCGCGGTGTCGACCGACGCGCAGGAGGCCGAGGCGCTGTTCGCCGCCCGCCGCCTGGCCTACCCGGCGCTGGAGCGTCTCAGCCCGGTGCTCACCGAGGACGTCTGCGTGCCCCGCTCGAAGGTGCCGGCCATGCTTGCCGCGATCGTCGAGATCGCCGAGCGGCACGGGGTTTCCATCGCCACCATCGCGCACGCCGGTGACGGCAACCTGCACCCGCTGATCCTGGTGCCGGCCGGTGACGACGCCGCGCGGGTGGCCGCCCAGGGCGCGTTCGAGGAGATCCTCTCCGCCGCCATCGGGATGGGCGGCACGGTCAGCGGCGAGCACGGCATCGGTCTGCTCAAGCGCGAAGGGCTGCGCAAGGAACTGTCCCCGCAGGTGCAGGCCATGCAGGTGGCGCTGAAGCAGACCCTCGACCCGCTGAACCTGTTCAACCCCGGCAAGGCGATCTGAACTGCGCATCGCGGGGCGTCGGGCCCTTTCGTGACCTGGGTCACGGGGGTGAGACTGGCGCGATGCGGAGTTTCGTTGTCACCGGTGGCGGTCGGGGTGTCGGGCGGGCGGTCGTCGAGAGGTTGCTGGCCGGTGGCGACGCGGTGGTCGCGGTCGAGCTGGACGCCCGGGCCCTCACCTGGATCGCGGATCATCCGGCCGGTGGACGCGTGGTGGCGGTGCGCGGTGACGCCTCGCTGGAAGACGTGGCCGAGCGGGCGGCCGGCCTCGCCGCCGCGATCGCGCCACTGTCCGGATGGGTCAACAACGCCGCGCTCTTCCGCGACGCCTCGCTCGACACCGAAGACGCGGCAACGCTTCTCGATCTGATCACATCGAACATTGCGGCCGCCGTCACCGGTTGCGCGGTGGCGGTCAAGCACTACCTCACGGTCGGCGACGGCGGTGCGATCGTCAACGTCTCCAGTCATCAGGCCCAGCGGCCGGTGCGGGGCGCGCTGCCCTACGCCACGGCGAAGGCCGCGATCGAGGGACTCACCCGGGCCGCCGCCGTCGACCACGGCCCGGCCGGGATCCGGGTGAACGCGGTGGCGCTCGGGTCGATCGAGACCGAGCGCTACCAGCAGTTCCTGGCCGGCCGCGACGCCGCCGCGGTGGCGGCGGTCGCCGGGCAGATGGCCGAGCTGCATCCGCTGGGCCGGGTCGGGCTGGCCGCCGAGGTCGCCGACGCCGTGGCCTATCTGCTGTCCGACGCCGCCTCGTTCGTCACCGGGGCGGTGCTCCCGGTCGACGGTGGCCGCGCGGTGAGAGGACCGGATCCGGAGGAGAACTGACTGTATGTATTCTCCCGATCACGACTGGTGGTCTAAGATCGCCGCGATCGGTGCATATCGAGCCGGACCACGTCAGGGAGACGACACCGCATGAGCACAGACGTCCCACAGACCAGCGAATCCGCCCTCACCGTGCCGGCCGATCCGCGGCTCGCGGCGGTGCGCAAGTACACCGACCAGCTCGGGGCCCCGGCAGACGGCTCGTTCAACCGGATCGCGGCGATGGCGGCCAAGATCTTCGACACCCCGATCGCGACGGTGAGCATCGTCGACGAGGACCGGGTGTGGTTCGCCGCCACCCAGGGGCTCGACGGGGTGCGTCAGGTCGGCACCGAGCCCGGCCTGTGTGCGTCCGTCGTCCACGCCGACGGGCCCTACGTCGTGCACGACGCCGCGAACGACCCGCGCACGGCGGAACATCCGCTGGTGACGGGCGATCTCGGGCTGCGGTTCTACGCCGCGGCGCCGATCGAGGTGGAGGGGCACGCGCTGGGCACGGTCAACGTGATCGACCAGAAGAGCCGTCCGCAGCTCGACCCGGTGCAGGTGAGTCTGCTCGCCGACCTGGCCGCGACGGTCGCTCAGCTGATGGAGGTGCGGCTGATCGCGCTCACCGCGATGAAGGCCCGTACGGTGATCAAGGTCTGAGTGTTAAGAGGCAGTCAGGCTGCATATATGAAGTCTCCCCATGAATTGACCAGTGCTGTCCAGCGGTATTACATGGTCGCGAGTCCGCGATCACCGGTCGGCAGCGCATTCCGCAGCCTCGGAATATCGCTGTTCCAGCCTGGTTTCGTCGCGGTTCTCCATGGTGCCGGCGGCGTGGCCCGGTGTCCGCGCGACGACCCTGACCGTCGCGTGGGCCCGGTCGCGTCGTCGGCATCATTCGTCGTGATACCCGGCCTCCGAAGCACTTTCACGTTGTGACCGGGTGAGATCCACGATCAGGCCCAGACCTTCGGCCTCCTCCTCGGGGATCCCGCGCCCGAACGCGGTGTCCAGCACCGAAGCCGTCACCTCGTCCGCCTCGGCCCGCTGCCGGCCGAACAGCAGGCTGAGCCCTTCGATGTCCACACCGTCCGGGTCGCCCTGGATCTCGCCGAAGATCCGCGGCAGCACCTCCGGCCCGGTGTAGCGGATCAGCTGGCGCAGGATGGCGATCCGCCAGATGTCCTGGTGCCCGGTGTCGTCGCGCAGCCGGTCGAAGAGGGCGTCGAAAAGCCTGAGCAGGTCGGCGAACCGGTCGGTGTCGAGCTGCTGGCCGCTCTGCCGCGGGGCGAAGGCGACGGCGGTGCCGACGGTGCGGCGCAGATCCTCGTCGGCCATCCGCCGGGCCTGCGGCAGCAGGGCGTGGGCCAGGTCGGCCACCTGGTCACGGGCGGTCTGCTGGGTGGCGCGTGAGCGGGCCAGCTTCGACCGGGTCAGGAGGTCCCGCTCCCCGGTCAGGTCCGGGTCGAGGTAGCCGGACGACGACCACGGCAGCAGGCACCGCATGCACCGTGCCACGCGCAGTTTCGGCCGGCGCTGGGCGTCGTGGGCCAGCAGGTAGAGCAGCAGCCCGAACCCGCTGACCACCGCGAGGGCCGGGGCGTAGGGCAGCCAGCGCAGCGGGGCCGGAACCCCGGTCTCCAGGCCCCAGGTGGAGCTCTGCCACCACAGCACGCCCGAGGCCAGGACGGACAGCCCGGTGAACCAGGCCAGCAGGCCGAGCACGATGATCAGGTAGCCGCGCAGCCCCCGGCGCACGTAGCGGCGCACCAGCTGGTCGCGAGCCAGCCGGGCGCCCGGGTCGAGATCGGGCAGCTGGTAGGGCAGGATCGCCTCGTCGACCACCACCTCGGCCAGGGCCGAGCGCAGGCGCGCGATGCCCAGCGTGCACAGGGCGAGCGCCACCACCGCCCCGCCCAGCACCAGCAGGAGTCCGATGGCGTCGCCACTCATTCCGTCTGTCACCGCTGTTCCGCTCATATCACCGCGTACGAGTAGCAGACCCGGTCACCGCGCAGGTGGCTCCGGATCCGGCCGGTCTGCTGGAGCACCATCAGGGCGTGTGCCACGTCGTCCCGGTCGAATTGGGTGCCCAGGATGATGTCGACCACGTCCAGCTGGAGCCAGGGCCGCCGGGCCAGGTAGGTCATCACCTCACGGGCCGTCCCGACCCGGTCGGCGTTCGGCGCGAACCCCCGGGCCGCCGCCGCGGGGCGGCGGCTCTCCGGGGGCTTCGGCGGTGTCGGCTGGGTCTGCTCCGGCGCGTTCTGGCTCTGTCGTGGCTGGTGCTGCCGGGGGCGGGGGGTGGTGGTCGGGATGCGGGTGGCCCGCCCCGCGGGTGCCCGGGGCGGTGCCAGCGAGGCCAGTGCCGATGCCAGGGACGACGAGAGCCGAGGTGCGGGGACCGGCGCCGGCGTGCGGACCGGCGCCGCGGGCCCGTTCCGGTGCGGTGCGGGCGCGGTCCGCGTCCGGTTGCCCGGCCTGGGCGTCCCGGTGCTTGAGGACGACGAAACCTCCGATCCCCCAGCCGGATTCCGTATGCCCTCGGCCCGCCTGATCCCCTGCGCGGCGTTGTTCCCGTGCGCGCGGCCCTCCGGGTGTCCCGTGCCGGTGTCGGTGGGCGGCGCATCGCCGGAGCGCAGGGCCGCTGCCACGGCCCGGGTGAATGCGTTGGCCCCGGGGAACGTTTCGGACGGCGCGGCGCTGGACCCGGCTGCGGGGTCGGCGCCGGTGCCTGCGCCGGTGGTGAATCCGGTGGTGAATCCGGTGGCGGGATCGAACTCCGCTGCCGGATCGGATCCGGGGCCGGGATCCGTCCCCGCCGCGGTCTCGATGCCGGTCGCGGTCCTGATCCGGGCAGCGCTGATCCTGGCCGCACTGATCTGGGCGGCGTTGATCTGGGCGGCGCTGGTCTGGTTGGTACTGGCCGGGGCGGCTTCGGTCTGGCCGACATCGGTCTGACGGGTGCCGGTCCGGCCGGCACGGGTCTGAACCGTTCCGGCCGGCGCGACGTCACCGACTCCTGCCCCCGTCGAGCCGTGCTCGGCGTAGGCGCGGGTCGCAGTGTTGCGCCGGCCGGTCTGGAGGGCGCGGTCGTAGCTGCCGGCCGCGGGCGCGGAGCGCTCGCCGAAGGTCTCGCCCCCTCGGTCCTGACGGTGGAGACCGTGCTGGAAGTCGTTCTGGTCAGCGGTGATCGGGTCCGGTCCGCGTCCGGCGGGATCCGGGCGGCGCATGCTCCTGTCGCTCCCGGACGCAACCGTCGGCCACTCATCGGCATGCGGCTGCTCGAACGGCGCCTCGTGATCACCCCACGTGCGAGGACCCGCGTCCGGATCCCCGAGGTAGGGGGAGCTGGGGACGTTTGTCTCGTCGTCCGTGCGCGGAAGCCAGTTGTCGCCGTACCGGCTGTCGACGGGGTCCTCCTCGTCGAACCAGTCTTCGGGGGAGAGACTTTCGGGTTCCGGAGTGCCCACGAACTCGGGACGCCCGTCCCACCCTCCCTCCGCCGTCCCGTACGGATCGTGCCACGGACCGGCCTGTTCCTGCGGGAACGCCCCGAACTCGACCTGATCCTGGTCTGGAAACCTGTTGCCCGACATGGGATCACCGGAGACGTCCGGGAACCGGTAAGGAGGAGGATTTGTAAAAGGATCATTCTGTAGGGCTTCACCGGAGGGCGGTGCGTCCCGGATGTGTTCGGTGTGCAGGGGGCCTGTCCGGCGCCGGGTGTCATCGTTGTACCGGGCGTTCCGGAGCGGGGGATACGTGTAATCGGTGTCCTGGGTGGGATCACCCGCACTGGGGTAGCCGTAGCCGTCATCGAGGTTCGCTCGGTAGTCGTCCCCCGTCCTCGCCGCGTAGAGATATCCGGCCCCGGAGGCGTAGGGATTTTCCGTTGCATAGGGGTTGGTGCCGTATCCGCGCCCGGCGTCCGCCTCGCGGCCGTCGAAGGAATTCGCTCCGTAGCTGCCGACGGGCCCAGTCGGGTAGCCCCGGAAATGCTCCGCCTCATGGTCGCCGGCGGGCCCCGCCTCGTAACCGCGTGCGGGCCCTGTTCCGTATGCATCGCCGGGCCTCACCCCATGACGCCCGCCGGGTCCTGCGTCGTAAGCGTCGGCGGGCCCTGGCCCGTAAGCGTCCGCGGCGCCCGCTCCGTAAGGGTCCGTGGCGCCCGCTCCGTAAGGGTCCGCGCCCGCTCCGTAAAGGTCCGCGCCCGCTCCGTAAAGGTCCGCGCCCGCTCCGTAAAGGTCCGCGGGGTCTTCTCCGTAAACGTCCGTCCCGTAAACGTCCGTCCCGTAATCGTCCGCGGCGCCCGCGCCGTAAGCGTCCTCTGGTCCCTGGCCGTAAAGGTCAGTCCCGTAAGCGTCCGCTGTCCCTGGGCCGTAACCGTCCGCACCGCCGATCCGGTAAGCGTCGTCCCGCCCCGGCGACATTGCTCCGGGAATGGCGGAATCCCCGGAGAGTGCTTGATCCCGAAACGATTCGTCGGGGCCGTCCGCGCCCCACTGCGTCTGACTGGAATGCCGCAGGGCTCGACGGTCGCGGCGACGCTGGTACTCCGACACGCCGCGACTATAGCTCTGGGTATTTGATTCACAGCGCTATGTGTTCGCGACACTACGTCAACCTTCGTCCGGGCCCGGGAATTATCCGGAAAACCGGGCAAAAGCAAGGGGCTTCAGCCGGTTCCGGCGATCGGATCCGAGCTTCTGTGCCGAGTGGCCCGTCCACTCCGGGAAAAACCCGCGAGATAGTTCAAAGAGCCTTATTCCGACGGTGACTCACGGCAGCTTCAGGTTCCGGGGGAGTGCGTCGAAGAGCCAGGCAAGTAGTGACCGCTTCGGGGAGGACATCGGTGCTGGTCGGCCGTCGTGCCTCTGATCTCGTCGTCATCGGCGGTGTGGTTCTCGCGGTGCTCTATGCGCTACGACCCGATGCCCCGGCCGGACAGGTGATCAGCGCCGTGGCCGGGCTCGGCACCGTGGCCGGGCAGCTCGCCGGGCTGTGGCTGAACCGTCCGGCCGACCGGCTGCCCTGGGTGCTGCTGGTGCTCGCCAGCATGAGTTTCCTCGGGGGCATGGCCTTTCGGCCGTGGGCGGTCGAGCAGACCGGCGTGCTCTCGTTCACCGCCGACTTCTTCGCGCTCACCGGCTACGCCCTGGCCAGCCTCGCGCTGGTGGTCATGCTGCGTCGCCGGGTGGGGGTGCAACGGCACGCGGTGGTCGACGGCATCATCGTCGCGCTCGGCGCCGGCCTGATCGCCACCGAGTTCCTCGCCCTGCCCGCGGCCCGGGTCGGCGACCGGCCCGACCTGGTGTCCCTGATGGCCGGGCTCTATCCGCTGTGGGACATCGTGATCCTGCTGCTGGTGCTCAATCTCGGCTTCTCCACCGCCGTTCGGCTGGCCAGCTTCCGGTTCCTCGCCCTGGCCATCGTCTGCCTGTTCATCGGCGACACCGGCTACGCCGTCATCGGCGCCCGCGGCGAGCTCACCGGCTCCGCGCTGCTCGACCTGCCCTTCCTGGTCGGCTTCAGCATGCTCGCGGCGGCCACCCTGCACCCGAGCATGGCCGAGATGGCCCATATCCGGCAGCGCCCGGTGCAGGCCTGGTCGGCCGTGCGGCTCAGTCTGATGGTGCCCGCCCTGGCCGCCCCGCTGGTGGTCATGCTTTCGGTCAACGGCAACAGCTCCGACAACCTGGCCCTGACGCTGGCCACCGGCGGGCTGCTCGCGGCGCTGGTCTTCCGTTCGGTCTCGGCCGTGCGCAGCAACGCGGACATCCAGCGCGGCCTGGTCTTCCGCGCCACCCACGACCCGCTCACCGGCCTGCCCAACCGCGATCTGCTCACCCAGGAGGTCGGCGAGATGCTGGCCGCCGGCCGGCCGGACGGGCTCTGGCTGCTCTACCTCGACCTGGACGGTTTCAAGCTGGTCAACGACCACTGGGGGCACGAGGTGGGCGACCTGCTGCTGATCGAGGTGTCGCAGCGGCTGAGCCGGCTGACCCGCGACCGCACCGTGTGCGCCCGGATCGCCGGCGACGAGTTCGTGATCGCCGACCACGGACAGGCGGCGGACGCCGAGGCGATGGCCGCGCGCATCCAGGAAGAACTGGCCCGGCCGATCGAGCTGCCCGGCATCGAGCTGGTCGCGGTCGCCTCGATCGGCATCGCCCCGCTCACCGACCAGCGCAACGCCGAGTCCCTGCTGCGCGACGCCGACCTGGCGATGTACCGGGCCAAGGCCGAGGGGCGCGGCCGGGCGCGGGTGTTCGACGCGGCGATGCGGCAGACCGTGCGCGAGCGGGTGGAGATCGAGCTGGCCCTGCGCCAGGCCGTGCAGCGCAACCAGCTGTGGCTGTCGTACCAGCCGCTGGTCGAGACCCGCACCGGCCGGGTGGTCGGTGCCGAGGCGCTGATCCGCTGGACCCATCCGGTGCGCGGCCCGATCTCACCGGTCGAGTTCATCCCGGTGGCCGAGGAGACCGGCCTGATCGACCAGATCGGCTCGTTCGTGCTGGAGGAGTCGCTGCGCCAGATGGCGCTCTGGCGCGACGAGGGCCTGCTGCCGGAGACCTTCTACATGTCGGTCAACGCCTCCGCCCGGCAGCTGCGCGACCACAGCCTGCGCCGCAAGATCGCCGACGGCCTGCGGGTGTACCGACTGGGTGCGGACCGGCTCAACCTGGAGATCACCGAGTCCATCCTGATCGGCGACAACGCCCAGGTGATGGACGTTCTCAGCGGCCTGCGCGGGCTCGGCATCGGCCTGTCGGTCGACGACTTCGGCACCGGCTACTCGTCGCTGAGCTACCTCAGCCGGTTCCCGGTCACCACCGTCAAGATCGACCGGGCCTTCGTCACCGGCCTCGGCGTGGACCCCGGCGACGAGGCGATCGTGCGGGCCGTCGTCGCGATGTCGGCCGCCCTGCACCTGGGGGTGATCGCCGAGGGCGTGGAGACCGAGCAGCAGCGCGACGCGCTGATCGGCCTCGACGTCGCACGGGGGCAGGGCTGGCTGTGGGGAAAGGCCGTGGGGCACGCCGAGTTCGC includes the following:
- a CDS encoding PH domain-containing protein, which gives rise to MVGHSERFGPGVPKELDRYLIPSEQIVFMLRRHWVVLAEPVATSVLGLIILAWVSSKTDGVLIKILTVLWLLLLSRLILRAWEWYDELFLATDRRLMLVHGIVTRQVDIMPMSKVTDMRYDRSVTGQILGYGKFVMESAGQDQALSTINYIPDSDLHYQQISQIIFAPSERKLTQKAAAPGSRVPITEPEQAWWRRKN
- a CDS encoding FAD-binding oxidoreductase produces the protein MSTTTSPAGKITALERALPGSKLIVDGDVLASLSHDDAEWAPVGRPLAALRATSTDEVSRAVAACAELAVPVVSRGAGTGLSGGANAVDGCLVLDLSQMNRVLEIDADNMICVVQPGVVNDDLKAAVAEHGLWYPPDPASAPWSTIGGNVSTNAGGLCCLKYGVTRDYVLGMEVVVGGPAGKYGTVTRLGRRTTKGVAGYDLTGLFVGSEGTFGVVTEVTLRLRPARREAPRTVVGAFSSLVAAGAAVAAVTAAGLLPTALELLDRACLTAVEEWKHLGLEADAEALLLAQIDTPGESGQAEAAAMAEVFEKAGAMWAAVSTDAQEAEALFAARRLAYPALERLSPVLTEDVCVPRSKVPAMLAAIVEIAERHGVSIATIAHAGDGNLHPLILVPAGDDAARVAAQGAFEEILSAAIGMGGTVSGEHGIGLLKREGLRKELSPQVQAMQVALKQTLDPLNLFNPGKAI
- a CDS encoding SDR family NAD(P)-dependent oxidoreductase produces the protein MRSFVVTGGGRGVGRAVVERLLAGGDAVVAVELDARALTWIADHPAGGRVVAVRGDASLEDVAERAAGLAAAIAPLSGWVNNAALFRDASLDTEDAATLLDLITSNIAAAVTGCAVAVKHYLTVGDGGAIVNVSSHQAQRPVRGALPYATAKAAIEGLTRAAAVDHGPAGIRVNAVALGSIETERYQQFLAGRDAAAVAAVAGQMAELHPLGRVGLAAEVADAVAYLLSDAASFVTGAVLPVDGGRAVRGPDPEEN
- a CDS encoding GAF domain-containing protein, giving the protein MSTDVPQTSESALTVPADPRLAAVRKYTDQLGAPADGSFNRIAAMAAKIFDTPIATVSIVDEDRVWFAATQGLDGVRQVGTEPGLCASVVHADGPYVVHDAANDPRTAEHPLVTGDLGLRFYAAAPIEVEGHALGTVNVIDQKSRPQLDPVQVSLLADLAATVAQLMEVRLIALTAMKARTVIKV
- a CDS encoding putative bifunctional diguanylate cyclase/phosphodiesterase; this encodes MLVGRRASDLVVIGGVVLAVLYALRPDAPAGQVISAVAGLGTVAGQLAGLWLNRPADRLPWVLLVLASMSFLGGMAFRPWAVEQTGVLSFTADFFALTGYALASLALVVMLRRRVGVQRHAVVDGIIVALGAGLIATEFLALPAARVGDRPDLVSLMAGLYPLWDIVILLLVLNLGFSTAVRLASFRFLALAIVCLFIGDTGYAVIGARGELTGSALLDLPFLVGFSMLAAATLHPSMAEMAHIRQRPVQAWSAVRLSLMVPALAAPLVVMLSVNGNSSDNLALTLATGGLLAALVFRSVSAVRSNADIQRGLVFRATHDPLTGLPNRDLLTQEVGEMLAAGRPDGLWLLYLDLDGFKLVNDHWGHEVGDLLLIEVSQRLSRLTRDRTVCARIAGDEFVIADHGQAADAEAMAARIQEELARPIELPGIELVAVASIGIAPLTDQRNAESLLRDADLAMYRAKAEGRGRARVFDAAMRQTVRERVEIELALRQAVQRNQLWLSYQPLVETRTGRVVGAEALIRWTHPVRGPISPVEFIPVAEETGLIDQIGSFVLEESLRQMALWRDEGLLPETFYMSVNASARQLRDHSLRRKIADGLRVYRLGADRLNLEITESILIGDNAQVMDVLSGLRGLGIGLSVDDFGTGYSSLSYLSRFPVTTVKIDRAFVTGLGVDPGDEAIVRAVVAMSAALHLGVIAEGVETEQQRDALIGLDVARGQGWLWGKAVGHAEFAEKHLRPEQAGADGTPWTPPVQQHRGLGVTRP